A single Oncorhynchus keta strain PuntledgeMale-10-30-2019 unplaced genomic scaffold, Oket_V2 Un_contig_37_pilon_pilon, whole genome shotgun sequence DNA region contains:
- the LOC118364839 gene encoding terminal nucleotidyltransferase 4B-like — MDPRIAWFQPEQRGPANSLWIQIWETTQGLGNLYFNNNCNTGSLSSLSQKSNINGTLGNVISSKNGAVTNSEPRNQVMSNSTKDRDVVEQRDFIPLEANNNHNNRSSLGRGSGGGQVGSGVSGHPNKRKRDNKASTYGFNSSLETGGCGYTGTPWKVKNYSEGILGLHEEINDFYKHMSPREEEERMRMEVVDRIERVIKDLWPTADVQVFGSFSTGLYLPTSDIDLVVFGNWENLPLWTLEEALRKKNVTDENSIKVLDKATVPIIKLTDFRTEVKVDISFNVKNGVKAALLIKDYKKKYPVLPKLVLVLKQFLLQRDLNEVFTGGIGSYSLFLMAVSFLQLHYREDACSPNANVGVLLIEFFELYGRHFNYLKTGIRIKDGGSYVAKDEVQKSTDLYRPSMLFIEDPLAPDNDVGRSSYGVLQVKQAFDYAYIVLNHAVSPIAKYYPNNECESILGRIIRVTQEVVEYRDWITKLWGPQSQNEPALNGNDVTLLVKPQQLDECNNNLTEEVTASRSKSSSNSSLASSSSSTVSSSSDVDSDGTPCKTVKQLPGRGSSAHRESSGGVTNHRTQRHTTSTPTDNKGGKARLFRSSSKNTHHVQQNSSSSNIKSHPSSTPHYQGNSKKRKPQQHSEVQDLCR; from the exons ATGGATCCAAGAATCGCTTGGTTTCAGCCAGAACAACGTGGACCAGCTAACAGCCTGTGGATTCAGATTTGGGAAACAACACAAGGTCTGGGGAATCTGTACTTCAATAACAACTGTAACACGGGTAGTTTGTCTAGCCTCAGTCAGAAATCGAACATTAACGGGACATTGGGTAACGTAATCTCGAGCAAGAACGGAGCTGTCACTAACAGCGAACCCCGGAACCAGGTAATGTCTAACTCAACGAAAGACCGAGATGTAGTCGAACAACGAGACTTTATTCCGTTGGAAGCtaataacaaccacaacaaccgTTCATCGTTGGGGAGGGGCAGCGGAGGGGGGCAAGTGGGCTCTGGGGTCTCAGGACACCCCAACAAAAGGAAAAGAGACAACAAGGCTAGCACTTATGGATTCAACAGTAGCCTCGAGACCGGAGGCTGTGGTTACACGGGAACACCATGGAAAGTCAAGAACTACTCTGAAGGAATCTTGGG GCTCCATGAGGAGATCAATGACTTCTACAAGCACATGTCTCCtcgtgaagaggaggagaggatgaggatggAGGTGGTGGACAGGATCGAGAGGGTCATCAAAGACCTGTGGCCCACTGCTGAC GTTCAAGTGTTTGGGAGTTTCAGCACGGGCCTCTATCTGCCAACCAG TGACATCGATCTGGTGGTGTTTGGGAACTGGGAAAACCTGCCCCTTTGGACCCTGGAAGAGGCCCTGCGGAAGAAAAACGTGACTGACGAGAACTCCATCAAAGTGCTGGACAAGGCCACG GTACCCATCATCAAGCTGACAGACTTCCGCACCGAGGTGAAGGTGGACATCAGCTTCAATGTGAAGAACGGAGTTAAAGCTGCCCTTCTCATCAAAGACTACAAAAAG AAATACCCAGTACTTCCGAAGTTGGTTCTGGTGCTGAAGCAGTTCCTGCTCCAGAGGGATCTGAATGAGGTTTTCACTGGAGGGATCGGCTCCTACAGCCTTTTCCTTATGGCTGTCAGCTTCCTGCAG CTTCACTACAGAGAAGATGCCTGCAGCCCTAATGCCAATGTGGGCGTTCTCCTTATAGAGTTCTTTGAGCTCTATGGGCGCCACTTCAACTACCTGAAGACGGGCATCCGGATCAAAGATGGTGGTAGCTATGTGGCCAAAGACGAGGTTCAGAAGAGCACTGACCTCTACAGGCCCTCCATGCTCTTCATTGAGGACCCCCTAGCACCAG ATAACGACGTTGGCCGCAGCTCATACGGTGTGTTGCAGGTGAAGCAGGCCTTTGACTATGCCTACATAGTGCTCAACCACGCCGTATCGCCCATCGCCAAGTACTACCCAAACAACGAGTGtgagag TATACTTGGCAGAATAATCCGGGTGACCCAGGAAGTAGTTGAATACAGGGACTGGATCACCAAGCTCTGGGGACCACAGTCTCAGAATGAACCTGCCCTGAATG GAAATGATGTCACACTGTTGGTGAAGCCTCAGCAGCTGGACGAGTGCAACAACAACCTGACGGAGGAGGTGACTGCATCTCGCAGCAAGTCCTCCTCCAACTCCTCATTAGCGTCATCCTCatcctccacagtatccagttcCAGCGACGTT GATTCTGACGGGACGCCCTGTAAGACAGTGAAGCAACTGCCTGGGCGGGGCTCCAGCGCCCACAGGGAATCCTCAGGTGGCGTGACCAATCACAGAACACAGAGGCACACCACCAGCACTCCTACTGACAACAAGGGGGGCAAG GCCAGGTTGTTCCGCTCGTCCAGTAAAAACACCCACCACGTCCAGCAGAACTCGTCCTCATCCAACATCAAGAGCCACCCGAGCAGCACGCCACACTACCAGGGCAACAGCAAGAAGAGGAAACCTCAGCAGCACTCAGAGGTCCAGGACCTTTGCAGATAG